The genomic interval GAGGCGTACCCCTGACCTTCGTCACTGACCATGTCTGAAAGCACCACCGATCACCCCCTGCTGGAGCGCCTGTCGCACGGTCCGCTTTTGGCCGATGGCGGCATGGGCACCATGCTCTACGAACGCGGCGTCTCGTTCGAGCACTGCTTCGACGAGCTGAATCTCTCCCGACGCGACCTTGTTCGCTCGTTGCACGAGGACTACATCGCTTCCGGTGCCCGACTCATCACGACAAACACATTCGGCGGCAATCGGGTCCGGCTGGCGCGTCACGGCTTCGAGGACAAAGTTCGCGATGTCAACTTCGCCGGCGCAAAGCTGGCCCGCGAAGCCCGTGAAATCGTCGGCAGCGACGCGCTGGTCATGGGTTCGATCGGTCCCCTGGGGCAACGGCTCGCTCCGTTGGGCTCGGTGACCATCCGTGAGGCGCAGGAAATCTTCTCGCAACAGGCCGCCGCGCTGCTGGAGGGGGGGGTCGATCTCTTCATCTTCGAGACGATGTCGGACCTCGATGAAATCACAGCCGCGGTCCATGCTGTCCGCGAACTGACGCGCGATGTTCCGATCATCGCCTCGATGACGTTCACCGATGCCGGCACCACGCTCACCGGAAAATCGCCCCGCGAAGTCGTGGAGCACTTGCAGGGACTGGCGGTGGATGTCATCGGCGCCAACTGTTCCGTCGGGCCGCAGGGAATGCTCGAGGTGCTGCACAGCATGTCGGCTGTGGCGGGGCGTCCATTGGCAGCGATGCCCAATGCCGGGATGCCGCAGTTGGTCGACGGCCGGTTTGTATACACTGCCGGTCCGGAGTATTTCGCGTCATTTGTCGGACCGTTCCTGGCCAGTGGCGCGCGCATCATCGGCGGCTGCTGCGGTACCACGCCCCAGCACATCGCGGCGATGGCGCAGGCGCTGCGCCATTGGGAGACACGCTCGCGCGACACCGCGCCGCATGTGTCCATTGCGATTTCCGAGCGGGATGAGCCGCCGGAGCCGCAGCGTGATCATCGTCGCTCGGGTTTCTGCCGCAACCTTAGACGGCGCTTTCAGATTTCCGTCGAGCTGGATCCGCCGAAGGGAACCAATCCCCGCAAGGTGATCGAGGGCGCGCGATTGTGTCTGAGCCGGGGCGCCGACGCGGTCAACATCGGCGATTCACCGATGGCGCGCGTTCGCATGAGCGCCATCGCCACCGCCGCGCTCATCGAACGCGAAGTCGGCATCGAGACGATCCTGCATTTCTGCTGCCGCGACCGCAATTTGATGGGGATTCAGTCCGATCTGATCGGCGCGCATGCGCTCGGCGTGCGCAATGTGCTGGCGATCACGGGCGATCCGCCGTCGGTCGGCGACTACCCGCATATCACCGGCGTCTACGATGTCGACTCGATCGGACTGGTGCGCATCCTGCAGGCGATGAACGAAGGCGCCGATTTTGCCGGCGCCTCGATCGGCCATGCCACCGATTTCTGCATTGGCGTGGCGCTCAATCCGGTCGCCGATAATCTGGAGTCCGAAATCAAACGGTTTCGTCGCAAAGTCGAAGCAGGCGCGCATTACGCGTTCACGCAGCCGTTGTATCGTATCGAACCGTTGCAGCGATGCCTCGATGCCATAGGCGATGTCCGCATTCCGATCTTTCTGGGACTGCTGCCCCTGATGTCGTTTCGTCACGCCAACTTCATGCATCATGAAGTTCCGGGGGTCGTGGTCCCTGAAGAAGACCTTCGCAGTATCGAAAAAGCAGGGGACAGGGGAGCCGAACTGGGGATCGAGATCTGCCGGTCTCTGCTGGAAACAGCGCGGTCATTGGTTGACGGCGTGTACCTCATGCCGTCATTCGGCCGCTACGAAACCTGTCTGCGCGTGATCGAGGGTTTCGTCGAGCCGAATGCCGTTCCCGATGAGATTATCGAGGATCGGATACGGGCGTAGGGCCGCTCAAAGTGCCATCAATTGCGTGCGATTGTCCTTGGGTTTGCTGCGCGGCGCCCTTTTGAATGTCCGGTTGGTGGCGACGGGATAATCGATGCCTTTGCCCGCCAGCAGGTCCTGGATCGTGAGAACTTGCAGCACCGGATGTTTGGTGCCCCACGGCGAACTGTAGATTCCTGCCCCGGCGGCCTCTGAGCGCATCGGCCGCGTGGGCTCTTCCAATGTGATTAACACACCAATCGCCGCCTTTTCACGTTCAATCACTCCGCGTATATCGCGCACGTCTTTCACCGAAACACCGCCGCTCTTTACGGACAGCACAATCTGCTTGGTGCTGCCCTTGGCTCCTTCGTCATGGAAGTAGAGACGACCATCGATTCCCTGATCCGCGCCCTTCTTCTGTTCAGCGGGCCGAGCCCCGACAAGACCCAACGCCCACCACTGGAATTGGAATCTATCAGAAGCTGCTAAAGTTTGGGCATCCGGAAGGGAAGTCGGTTCGCCGATGATTTTGTACTTGGCCTCATCTCCGAATGCGTCCTTGAGCCGATGACGAATGAGGGTGATTGCCAGATGCGTGACATCGATTCCGATCCAGCGGCGATTGAGCCGTTGCGCGGCGGCGATCGTCGTGCCGCAGCCGCAGAACGGATCGAGCACCAGATCGCCCTCGTTGCTGCTGGCCGAGAGGATGCGCTCCAACAGCGCTTCGGGCTTTTGGGTGGGGTAGCCAAGGCGTTCCTTGGCGACCGGGTTGATCATGTTAATGTCCACCCAAATGTCATCGATTTGCCTGAATCCGGGGCTCTCATCCAGGTACTGTTTATAAGAGAACTTTGCACCTTCCTCGATGGGTTCGATGAGGCGATTTTCGGCACGAAGACGCTCAAGCGTCGGCTCACTGTAAGTTTTCAGGAGCGTCTTTCGATAGAGCCCCCTGTCATCCTTCCACTTGAATCGTTCCAAATACTCCTGTGAGTAGGGCACAGTGGGTGCATTCCATATCCAGTCCGCATCTTTCGAGTAGAAGTAGATGACATCGTGGCTTCTGGGCAGTTGTCGCGCCCTCGCTTTGCTGCTGCCGGAAAATGGTGTCCTCCTCCAGACTATCTCGTTCCGGAACGCAGTGGGTCCAAACACCGCATCCAACAACAGCTTCAAATAATGGCTCGCCGTCGGGTCGCAGTGCAAATAGATGCTGCCCGACGGTCTCAACACACGACGAAGTTCAACCAAGCGCGGCGCCATCATCGACAAGTACGCCAGCATATCGGAATTGCCGAGGAGCGCGCGAAACCCCTGCATGGCCAGCGACACGCGACACCCGGACTCGACCGTTTCCTGATAAGTCCGGGCGGCCGCCTCGTCCCAGCGCCATGTATCCTCAAATGCTTTGATCTGCGATGCGGAGCGCGTGCCGTCCTGCTCGCGGAACAGCACATTGTAGTCCTGCGCGCTGTTGAATGGGGGGTCAAGATAGATCAGATCGACCGACTCATCAGCGATGTAACGGCGCAGGACATCCAAATTATCGCCGTAATAGAGCGTGTTTTCGGTACCGGGTTCCATAGGCAAGACTCAAAGAACCACCGCAGCGGTTCGGTTGCAAGGCGCTTCCGTTAGAGACGTGATGGAACTTTCCTTGAAGACTTCGGCATGATCCCCTCGCCCGGAATCGCCGCCCTCTCCAATTCCAACAGCGCCCGCTTGAGATTCACGCCGCCGCCGAATCCGCCCAGCGTGCCATCGGAGCGCAGCACCCGATGGCAGGGGACAACGATGGGAAACGGATTCTTTCCCATCGCCTGACCGACCGCGCGGGCCGCGCCCGGTGAACCGGCGCGTCGGGCAATCTCGCCATACGACAGAGTCTGTCCATGGGGTATACGCGCGCAGATCTGCAGCGCCTTGCGGTCGAACCCGTTGAGTCGCGACCAGTCGATCTTCAGATCGAATGATTGTCGCAGACCGTCAAAGTACTCGCGCAGCGCCCGGCGCGTTGCCGATGTACCGCGTTCATCGAGGACCGCGCTGACCCCATCGGCGGCGAGATGTTCAAGAAAGTGTGTCTTGCTCGAATCAAATTCGATGCGCCACAATCCGCGGTCGCTCTCGGCGTACCAGACTTCGCCGACATCCCGTGTTGTGATGTGCCCGTAACGGACGTGCTCGCTGGTCTTCGCCATATCGCTTCCCTCCTGATCGAATCAGCCGATGACAGATTATAGGCGGAAATGTCGCCGATCTATCACTTTGTTGGATTGTGCTTGCGGCCCGGCGGCATGATGGTACTTTGACAGTCGTGATTCCGGCACCGCTTCGCTCCGAATCATCATGACCGAACTGATCAAACGGGAGACTCTCTTCGGGGTGGCGCTGTTGGCTCTGATCCTCGCCGTCTTCTATCTGTTTTACCGCGTGATGGTTCCGTTCTTCGCGCCCATCGCCTGGGGTGCCGTGCTGGTCATCACCTTTCGTCCGCTGCACCTGTGGATCTCCCGACGGATTCATCGCAAAGCCGTGGCGGCGTCAATGACGACGGCCATCCTCACGTTGCTCATCGTCGGCCCGGTGGCGTACCTGGCAACCGCTCTGGTCGGGGAGGCGGGCGCGCTGTATTCGTTCATTCAGGAACGGCTCGGCGAGGATGGCGCCTCATGGCAGGACATCGTCGGCCATCCGATCATTGGACGCGTCACGGCGTGGCTGGAGAGGACATTCGGCATATCACAAGCCGATTTGCAGTCGTCATTGGTCAAGACTCTCAGTTCGATCAGCCGCTATATCGTGCAGAGCACAACATCGTTTGTGGCCAACATCGGCAACGCCGGTTTCAAGTTTATCCTCATGCTGTTGACCGCCTACTATCTCTTCAAGGACGGCGACACGCTGGTCGGATGGATTTCGGAATCGATTCCGCTGCCGGATGAACGCGCTGCGGCCATGCTGCATCACATCGCCGAGGTCGTGCGCGCGACGATGTACGGCGGCCTGGCCGTCGGGCTCCTGCAAGGGTTTCTCGGCGGCCTGCTCTTTTGGATTCTCGGTCTGCACTCGCCGGTGTTCTGGGGCGCGGTCATGGGATTTCTGTCGTTGATTCCGCTGTTGGGGGCGTTCCTCATCTATATCCCCGCCGCAATCGGTTTGATTCTGGGCGGTGCGGTTATCAAGGGAGTCATCCTGTTGATCCTGGGAACCGTCGTGGTCTCGCAGATCGACAATATCCTGCGCCCGATTCTCATTTCCGGACGCACACGCCTGCACCCGTTGCTGCTGTTTTTCTCGATCGCGGGCGGATTGGCGGTGTTCGGCATTCTCGGTCTGGTTGTCGGCCCGGTGATCGCCGCGGTGTTCGTGGCGATGTTCGAGCTGTACCGTTTCGCCCTGCGTCCCGGCGCCGATCCCGGAATGCCCGCCAAAGCGCCGCAACAGGAGCCGACCCCGGCCTGATGGTCGTCTGATGATCGCGTTGCTGCGCAAATACAATCTCCTGCTGATCGCTGCGGGGCTCGTGCTCGGGCTGTTGGTCGCGGGACTGTCGCCCCGGTTGACATCGATCCTGGGAGTCTTCGGCTACATCTTCCTCAACGCGCTCAAATTCCTGGTCATCCCGCTCATTTTCCTGTCGGTGACCGTGGGCATTGCGGGCATGGGCGACCTGCGCAACATGGGCAAGATCGCCCGCGTGACCATCGCCTATTACCTCCTCACCTCGGTGATCGCGGTCGTTCTCGGATTGGTCCTCGTTGTAAGCATGCGTCCCGGCGATGGTGTGCCGCCCCCGACCGAGCACTACACGCGCGAGGCCAAAAGCGCGCTGGACTTCGTCGACTCGATGGTCCCCTCGAACTTCTTTGCCGCGTTAGTCGAGACCGAGGCGATTCCGATCATCCTGGTCGCGATTCTCTTCGGCGTGTTTTTGGTGCGGTATCGCGACGAGTTCCCGCAGGTGCGGGCATTTGTTTTTCGCCTCAATGATGCCGTGCTCTATCTCGTCCGCGCGCTGATGCTCTTCGCCCCGCTGGGGATCATGGGACTGGTGGCGGGCATTCTCGGCGCGAAGGGGGGATGGACCGAAATCGGCCACGCGCTCGCCGGCATCGGACGCTACTCCCTCGTGGTGATCGTGGGGCTGACCATTCATTCCTTCATCATCCTGCCCCTGATCCTCCTGGTCCTGGGAAGGCGTTCGGTTATCCGGTACGCTTATGGGGTTCTCTCAGCGATCCTGACCGCTTTTGCGACTGCGTCATCCTCGGCGACCCTGCCGGAGACCATCCGTTGCAGCGAAGACAATAATAAAGTCACCCCCTCGACCGTCGGCTTTGTCCTGCCGCTGGGCGCAACGATCAACATGGATGGGACCGCACTCTACGAGGCCGTGGCGGTGATCTTCATTTCACAGGCCTATGGTATCGCCATGGGGCCATTTGAGTTGATCGTTGTTGCTATAACCGCCACTTTAGCGTCCATCGGCGCCGCCGGCATCCCCGAGGCGGGGCTGGTCACCATGGTCCTCGTCCTGAATGCCGTCGGCCTTCCGGTTGAGGGGATCGCGCTGATTCTCGTCATCGACTGGCTGCTGGACCGCTACCGCACGGCCGTGAATGTCTGGGGTGACTGTGTCGGCGCGGCCGTCGTCGATCGCCGTCTGGAAGCCGCTTCTCCGACCGTCTCATAAGCCCCATATCCGTCCTTTTCGGCAATCCCGGGCCCGTGGAGAGATTCGGCCGTTGGCCGATAATCACCATGGGGGGCGACCGCTTACGATCCGCACAGTGGCCTCCCGCTCACAGCCACCGTCGCCTCTGGCGACGACATCATCACTGCTCTGTCAGAGAACCATCGCCGGAGACGATTACCGATGGAGATTCGCATCGAACGGCACGACAACATCGACGTTGTCCAGCTTTCCGGACGACTCGACATGGTGAGTTCCAGCGCGCTGAAGGATCGCATGCACCAGGCGCTGCAGGACGGCCGTCTGGCATTCGTGCTGGATTGCCGCGCTCTGGATTTCATCAACAGTTCGGGTTTGGGCCGCTTGCTGTCGGTGTTCAAGGACGTGCGTCTGGCGGGGGGGCAACTGGTCCTGTGCTCCCTGACGCCGTTCGTCGATGAAGTCATGCGTCTAACCTGCCTGGATCGCATCTTCGATCTCCACCACGACCGCGAGACGGCGATGGCCATCCTGTCGGCGGCGGCACCGATGCCGGCCGTCAAATCGGAGCGCGGATGATGCCACAGGGGTTTCGCAAAAAGAAGATTCTCATCGTCGATGATGAACTGCTCATCCGCGATCTGCTCTATGACTACTTCATCGGGTGTGACTATGACATCGCCGTGGCCGAGTGCGGCCAGCGCGCGCTGGATTTGATGAACAAGTCGAGCTTCGACTCGGCGATTCTCGATATTCGCATGCCCGACATCGACGGCCTGGAACTGGCCGACCGGATGCGCGCTGCCGATGCCGATCTGCCGATCATCTTCATGACCGGCTTTCCTTCCGTGGAGACGGCGGTCGCGGCGATTCGCAAGCATGCCGACGACTACTTCATCAAACCGTTTAACGTCAAACACCTGCACAAGTCGGTCGAAAACGCCATGGCCCGGGTCACCAGTCAGGCATCGGCCGGCCGCGCGGGAGGAGACGTATCATGAACCGCCCCGATGGTGTACGCATTCTCGTCATCGATGACGAGTTGTTCGTGCGCGATTTGCTGCACGATTTCTTCACGAAGCTCGATTATTCGGTGACCGCCGCGCCCGACGGCGATGCCGGCCTGCACGCCTGCCGCAATGAGTCGTTCGATGTCGCGCTGGTCGATCTGAAGATGCCCGGCAGAGGCGGGATCGAGGTGCTCTCGGAGATCGTGCGGTTGGATTCGTCGCTGCCGGTGGTGATGATGACCGGGTACCCGACCATCGATTCCTCGATCGAAGCGATCCGTCGCGGCGCGTACGATTACATCATCAAGCCGTTCAAGCTGCAAGACCTCAAGGAACTGACCGAACGCGCCATCAAGGAACGGTCGTTCGCCCGTCAGATTGACGAGTTGAAAACGCGTCTGACGGCTGTCGAAAGTGAACTGCGCCGATACCGCTTGCAGCAAGGCATCGATACGGCAACGTCCCCCGGCGCGCGCCCAGCGGTCAAAACAGCATCCGCCGTTGGTGTACCGAAGTAAGTCATCCCGCCATTCTGATCGGTCGTACCCTTTGGTATTGCGCCCCCAGAGGCCCGGGGTATATTCCTCCCGCGTGAGGGGGGAATGCCCGACACGACTTACCATAAGAGCACCGCAACATCATCGTCGCGCATAGCGCCGGACCACGCCGGGGCGGGCGAACGCACGGATGAGGGCGCGCGCTTGCGTCGCCTGGCGCAGTTGGGCGAGATGACCGCAACCGCCGTTCACGAAATCCGCAGTCCGTTGGCCGGAATCGTCGGCCTGGCGGAGTTGCTGGCGCGCCAGTGCCATTCCGACTCCGGCGCCCAGCGAATGGCCGAGCGGCTGCATGCGGCCGCCGGCGAACTCATGATGACGATCGACCGGATGCTGGAGTTTGTCCGCGACACGCGCCTGGCTCGTCGTCCGATCGATTGGTCGAAGTTTGTCACCGTCGCGCTCGATCAGTACCAGGACAATCTGCAGAGTCGCGGCAGCAGACTGGTCCTGAAGCGCAGCGTCCCCGAGCGTCTCGGCTGGGGACTCGGCGATGTGCTGTGTCTGCGTCAGGCCGTCTGGAACGTCCTGGACAATGCCGACCGCGCACTCAACGGCGACGGCCATGTTGTCGTCACGGCGGAATCGCGCGCATCGCGCCTGTGCCTGTCGATTGCCGATTCCGGCCCCGGAATCGATTCGGACAACGCGGAACGCTTGTTCCTGCCGTTTGTCAGCGAAAGCGGCAGCGGGACCGGACTGGGCCTGCCGATGGCGCGCAAGATCGTCGAGGCGCACGACGGAACGATCACGCTCGCGAATGACCCGTCAACCGGCGGCGCAGTCGCCCGAATCGAACTGCCCATCACGCCGGCAGCAGCCAACGACGCGGGGAGAGGGTAGCGTCGTGGCGTATTCGATCCTCGTGGTCGATGACGATCCGCTCGTCAATGACGTGCTGGTGTCGACGCTTAACGCGCTGCCTTACGAGGTCGATTCGTCGGAGTCGGCCGAATCGGCGCTGACGCGGATGCAGCGCCGCGATTACGATCTGATCATCTCCGATGTCCGCATGAAGGGCATGGACGGCCTGCAACTGCTCGACAAGGTCCGCCTGATGTCACCGGAGACGGTCGTTATTATGATGACCGCATACGGGCAGGTCCCGGATGCCGTCCGCGCCATGAAGGCGGGCGCCTTCGAATTTCTGCTCAAGCCGGTGGGCGCCGACGTGACCGAGGCCATCGTCGAACGGGCGCTGGAGTTCCGTCGCCTCAAACTGGAAAACAAAATGCTGCGCGCGGCGGTGACACAGCGTTACGCGGCCGAGCAGTTGGTCGGCCAGTCGGCGGTCATGCGACGCGTCTTCGATACGATCGACAAGGCCGCCACCGCCGCCTCCAACGTTTTGATCTCGGGTGAAACCGGAACGGGCAAAGAGCTCGTCGCGCGCGCCATCCATTTCCGCGGCAACCGGCGCGAAGGACCATTCGAAGCGATCAACTGCGCGGCGCTGCCGGAGACGTTGTTCGAAAGCGAGCTGTTCGGGCACGAGAAGGGCGCCTTCACCGGCGCGATGCGCACGCGCCGGGGCGCATTCGAGGTCGCCGACGGCGGCACACTGCTCTTAGACGAGATCTCGGAGATGACGCGGGCCCTGCAGGCCAAGTTGCTGCGCGTGTTGCAGGAAATGGAAGTCCAGCGCCTGGGATCTGAAAAACGCATTCCGGTCGACGTGCGGGTGATCGCCACCACCAATCGCGATTTGCCGGCGGAAATCGAATCCGGAGAGTTTCGGCGCGACCTGTACTATCGACTCAATGTGCTGCCGGTGCACCTGCCGCCGCTGCGTGACCGTCGCGACGACATCCCGGAGCTGGTCGACCATTTCATTCGGCAGTTCAACGCGGCATCGGGGCGCACCATCCGGCGCGCATCGGAGACGGTGATGAAACTCTTCGATCAATATCCGTGGCCGGGAAATATCCGCGAGCTGGAAAATTTCATGGAACGGGCCGTGCTCGTCGCCGCGCGCGACGTGCTGACGCCGGAGGACTTCCCCGGCGAATTATTGGCCGGCGGGCCGCGTCCCAAAGACGAAGGCATTCGCGTCGGCACCACCATGCGCGACGCCAGAAAGAATCTCGTGCTGGCGACGCTGGACGCCTGCGGCGGCAATCAAACGCAGGCGGCCGATATGCTCGGGATTTCATCGCGGACCATACGCAACCTGCTGTACGAATACGGCATCAAGACCCCCGGCGGCGAAGAGACCGGCGCCGACGCTCTCAACCCGGCCGCCATCGATCACAACAACGCATGAACCGCTTGCGAACTGTCGGCCATCGCTTGACAGCACCGGTGACGCTGTTGATGCTTCTCTGTGTCGCGGTGCCGCGCGACGGTGCGTCACAGCCGACCGATCCGTCCGCTCCGATCGCAGACTTCTATGTCCAGTTCAACAGGACCCCGATCTGGGCCGGGACGAATTTCGGTTACACGGTCTATGAGACCTGCCGCGTGGAAGCGCGCATCACGAACATGAGCGGCGAGTTGATCCTGATCTTCCCCATCGGCGTGCAGACGCCGGGACGCTATATGCTCCCGTGGGACGGCACCTATCACGGCATCAGCCCGCTGGCCGGACGATATGAATTCGAACTGTTCTTCGACGACGAATACGCCGTCAACTTTTGGTTTCTCAGTCATCCGCGTCCGCAAAGCGCATCCTGAAGTCGCGATCCGGACATGCCATCTACGACGAGGTTCTCCCTGTGCGCAAGCATTTGGCTCTGACGGTGCTCCTGGTCGCGGCAACGGCCGCTGTTGCATGGGCGGCGGCCGACGGTGAGGGCACGGGCAACGTCGACATCGTCGAAGTGCTGATCAGTCTGGTGGCCATCCTGATCGGCGCCAAGATCGGCGGCGATCTCGCCATTCGTCTGAAGCAGCCCGCCGTACTGGGTGAGTTGGTCGCCGGTGTGCTGATCGGCAATCTGACGCTGGTGGGCATCGGCTGGTTTGAACCGATCGGGGAGAATCATACTGTCTCTGTACTCGCGGAACTCGGTGTGATTCTGCTGTTGTTCGGTGTCGGCCTGGAGTCGGATTTGGACAAGATGCTCCATGTCGGGCTGTCGTCGTTTCTGGTGGCGATGTTGGGCGTAGTGGCGCCCTTCATGCTCGGCTGGGGCGTGGGAATCTGGTTTTACCCGGAGCATTCGTTTTACATGCACATGTTTCTCGGCGCGACGCTAACCGCGACATCGGTGGGCATCACCGCCCGGGTCCTCAAAGACATCAACCGCCTGCATTCGCGCGAAGCGCGCATCGTCCTGGGTGCGGCCGTCATCGACGACGTATTGGGGCTGATCATTCTGGCGATCGTGTCCGGAATGATTCAGGCGGCCGATGCGGGCGCGGAGATGTCGTCGACGGCGATCTTCTGGCTGGTCGCCAAGGCAATCCTCTTTTTGGGATTATCGATCATCGTCGGCCGGTATACCTACCCGTCGCTGTTTCGGGTCGCCAACTATCTGCGCGTGCACGGGATGCTGCTGATCATGTCGATCGTGATGTGTTTTCTCTTCGCGGCCGCGGCGGCGTGGGCCGGTCTTGCGCCGATCGTCGGCGCCTTCGCCGCCGGTCTGGTCCTCGATCCGGTCAAGTACCAGGACATCCGCCATCTCGACATGGCCAAACACAACCTTGAAGAGGCGTTGGAACCGGTGATGACGTTCTTAGTTCCGGTGTTCTTCGTACTCATGGGCATCCATGTCGATCTGTTGACCTTCGCTGATACCTCGGTGCTGGGATTCGCCGCGGTCCTGACCGCGGCAGCCGTCATCGGTAAACAGGTGTCCGCCTTCGGCGTGGTTAAATCGCCGGAGCCGACCAATCGCTGGATCGTCGGTCTCGGGATGATACCGCGCGGCGAGGTGGGTTTGATCTTCGCCGGAATCGGTCTCTCGCTGCACGTGGGTGGGGAACGCATCGTCACCGCGGACATCTACTCCGCGGTCGTGATCATGGTCATCCTGACGACGTTGGTGACCCCGCCGGTGCTCACCTGGGCCTTCGCCCGGCAGCAGCACAGACCTGTTGCTTCAGAGTAGCAGACTGTGTGAGGTGAAAGATATGAGGCACCGACGCATCGTTCACATACTGACGGCGATTGTCACCGTCGGGCTCGTGCTGCAGGCCCGAGCGGCGCAGTCCCAGTCGAAATCGCTGCAACAGTTGGGCGGCATCAACGACGCGCTCGGCTCCATCGCCGCATCGGTGTCACCGGCGGTCGTGCAGATTGTCGCCAGCGGGTACGTGCCCGGATCGCCCGGAGGCGGCGCCACGGGGGAACTGCTCTCCTTGCAGCGCAGCGGCGGCTCGGGAGTCATTCTCGATCCGAACGGCTATGTCGTCACCAATGCCCATGTCGTGCGCGGGTCCCGGCAGGTGCAGGTGATGTTGCCGATCGCGCCGGACCCGTCGCACCAGTGGCATTCGATCCTGCGGCCGCTGGGGAAAGTGTACGGCGCGCAGTTGGTCGGGCTGGATGAGGAAACCGATCTGGCGGTGCTGAAGGTCGAGGGAAAAGGACTGCCGTATCTGACGTTCGGCGATTCCGACGAGCTGCGCCCCGGACAAATCGTGCTCGCCTTCGGCAGCCCCCTGGGATTGGACAACAGCGTGACACTCGGTGTGGTCAGCGCCGTGGCGCGGCAAATGTCCCCGGAAGACCCGATGATTTATATCCAGACTGACGCTCCGATCAATCCCGGCAATTCGGGCGGGCCGCTCATCGATGGCAATGGACGCGTCGTCGGGATCAACACGAGCATTCTGTCACGCTCCGGCGGGAGCGAAGGGCTCGGATTCGCCGCGCCCAGCAACATCGTCCGCGCCGTATACGAACAGATCAAGGCGACCGGACGCGTCCGTCGCGGCGCGATCGGCGCCGCCACCCAGACAGTGACGCCGTTGCTGGCGGAGGCGCTCGGTCTGCCGCAGCAGTGGGGCGTGATCGTCAGCGATGTCGATCCGGACAGCCCGGCCGAACGCGACGGTCTGCGCGCCGGTGATCTGATCCATTCACTCGACGGCAAGATCATGGAGAACGCGCGGCAGTTTACGGTGAATCTGTATCAGCGCGCGGTCGGCGACATGATCCAGCTTGAGCTCATCCGTGATGGGCAACCGCTGCGGCTGGCGACCAGCGTGATTGAACGGCCCGGCGATCCCGGTCGCTTCGCGGTGTATGTCACCCCCGAACGAAACCTGATCGCACAACTGGGAATCCTCGCGCTCGATTTGGATCGTCCGATCGCGTCGATGCTGCCGCCGTTGCGAAACGAGTGGGGCATCGTCGTCGCCGCCCAATCGCGGGAAACGGCGTTGTGGGAGAGCGGCTTTCTGCCGGGCGATGTGATCTACACTCTCAACGGCGCCGAGGTCGAGGACCTGGCCGCCCTGCGACGCGCGCTGCAGCCGATTCCGGCAGGGACCCCCGTCGCTGTCGGCGTGGAACGCGACTCCCGGCTGATCTATGTCGCACTGCGCAGCGAATAGACTCAGCCCGACACGCCGCACAAACCCGTGCGGGTCAGCCCTTGGGCTGACCGACGTCGAAAAGCCGCACGGCCGACTGTGATTACATAAGAAGATCCCGTGCGGGTCAGCCCTTGGGCTGACCGACGTCGAAAAAGCTGCACGACCGACC from Candidatus Zixiibacteriota bacterium carries:
- a CDS encoding bifunctional homocysteine S-methyltransferase/methylenetetrahydrofolate reductase; amino-acid sequence: MSESTTDHPLLERLSHGPLLADGGMGTMLYERGVSFEHCFDELNLSRRDLVRSLHEDYIASGARLITTNTFGGNRVRLARHGFEDKVRDVNFAGAKLAREAREIVGSDALVMGSIGPLGQRLAPLGSVTIREAQEIFSQQAAALLEGGVDLFIFETMSDLDEITAAVHAVRELTRDVPIIASMTFTDAGTTLTGKSPREVVEHLQGLAVDVIGANCSVGPQGMLEVLHSMSAVAGRPLAAMPNAGMPQLVDGRFVYTAGPEYFASFVGPFLASGARIIGGCCGTTPQHIAAMAQALRHWETRSRDTAPHVSIAISERDEPPEPQRDHRRSGFCRNLRRRFQISVELDPPKGTNPRKVIEGARLCLSRGADAVNIGDSPMARVRMSAIATAALIEREVGIETILHFCCRDRNLMGIQSDLIGAHALGVRNVLAITGDPPSVGDYPHITGVYDVDSIGLVRILQAMNEGADFAGASIGHATDFCIGVALNPVADNLESEIKRFRRKVEAGAHYAFTQPLYRIEPLQRCLDAIGDVRIPIFLGLLPLMSFRHANFMHHEVPGVVVPEEDLRSIEKAGDRGAELGIEICRSLLETARSLVDGVYLMPSFGRYETCLRVIEGFVEPNAVPDEIIEDRIRA
- a CDS encoding AI-2E family transporter encodes the protein MTELIKRETLFGVALLALILAVFYLFYRVMVPFFAPIAWGAVLVITFRPLHLWISRRIHRKAVAASMTTAILTLLIVGPVAYLATALVGEAGALYSFIQERLGEDGASWQDIVGHPIIGRVTAWLERTFGISQADLQSSLVKTLSSISRYIVQSTTSFVANIGNAGFKFILMLLTAYYLFKDGDTLVGWISESIPLPDERAAAMLHHIAEVVRATMYGGLAVGLLQGFLGGLLFWILGLHSPVFWGAVMGFLSLIPLLGAFLIYIPAAIGLILGGAVIKGVILLILGTVVVSQIDNILRPILISGRTRLHPLLLFFSIAGGLAVFGILGLVVGPVIAAVFVAMFELYRFALRPGADPGMPAKAPQQEPTPA
- a CDS encoding DNA methyltransferase, with the translated sequence MEPGTENTLYYGDNLDVLRRYIADESVDLIYLDPPFNSAQDYNVLFREQDGTRSASQIKAFEDTWRWDEAAARTYQETVESGCRVSLAMQGFRALLGNSDMLAYLSMMAPRLVELRRVLRPSGSIYLHCDPTASHYLKLLLDAVFGPTAFRNEIVWRRTPFSGSSKARARQLPRSHDVIYFYSKDADWIWNAPTVPYSQEYLERFKWKDDRGLYRKTLLKTYSEPTLERLRAENRLIEPIEEGAKFSYKQYLDESPGFRQIDDIWVDINMINPVAKERLGYPTQKPEALLERILSASSNEGDLVLDPFCGCGTTIAAAQRLNRRWIGIDVTHLAITLIRHRLKDAFGDEAKYKIIGEPTSLPDAQTLAASDRFQFQWWALGLVGARPAEQKKGADQGIDGRLYFHDEGAKGSTKQIVLSVKSGGVSVKDVRDIRGVIEREKAAIGVLITLEEPTRPMRSEAAGAGIYSSPWGTKHPVLQVLTIQDLLAGKGIDYPVATNRTFKRAPRSKPKDNRTQLMAL
- a CDS encoding methylated-DNA--[protein]-cysteine S-methyltransferase, which gives rise to MAKTSEHVRYGHITTRDVGEVWYAESDRGLWRIEFDSSKTHFLEHLAADGVSAVLDERGTSATRRALREYFDGLRQSFDLKIDWSRLNGFDRKALQICARIPHGQTLSYGEIARRAGSPGAARAVGQAMGKNPFPIVVPCHRVLRSDGTLGGFGGGVNLKRALLELERAAIPGEGIMPKSSRKVPSRL